From the genome of Pectobacterium atrosepticum:
ATTTTGCAAGACCTTGTGCAAGGTAGTTAGCGTTACCACACCAGGAATGAAATCTTCTGTCAGTTTTGGCATTTCCTGAGCAACGCGCTCCATCAATTGCTGAGCTTCTTGTCGACCAAACAGTTCACTGGCATGTAAGGCAATTAGGTGGTTCAAGTGTGTTGCAACCACTGTACTTGCTTCTACTACCGTGAATCCCTGAGCTTGCGCTTGATCTTTCAATGCATTATCAATCCAGACTGCTGGCAGCCCAAACGCAGGATCCTGCGTGATATCTCCAGACAAAGAACCAACCGCATTACCCGGATTGATAGCCATCCAACGACCAGGATGAGCTTCACCGCTACCCACCTCAACACCTTTCATCAATATGCGATAACTAGCAGGCTGGAGCTCTAAATTATCCCGGATATGAACCACTGGCGGTAAGTATCCCATTTCCTGAGCAAACTTCTTCCTGATACTACGAATCCTACCCAGTAGTTCGCCATCTTGCTGCGCGTCAACCATTGGGATCAATCGATAGCCAACTTCCATACCCAGCGGGTCTTCAAGCTGTACATCAGACCAGCTGGCTTCAATAACCTGATGTTTCTCCATTGATGCCGGAATAGGTTGCATAGCGGGTTCTTTTGTCTGTTCCCCACGTATCCACCAAGCAAGCCCCAATAAAGATGCAGTGAATAACAGAAAGACAAAATTAGGCATTCCAGGAACCAACCCAATGAGCCCAATTACCGCAGCACTCAGCACCATAACCCGCGGATTATTGAATAGCTGGGTGACCATCTGTTGGCCAACATCTTGATCGGTACTCACGCGAGTAACAATGACACCCGCCGCGGTAGAAATAATCAGAGCAGGGATCTGAGCAACCAAGCCATCACCGATAGTAAGCAGCGTATAACTCTCCGCAGCCTGCCCTACCGGCATTCCGTGCTGTACAACACCGACGATCAATCCACCAACAATGTTGATGACCATGATAATCAATCCTGCGACAGCATCACCACGCACGAATTTACTAGCACCATCCATTGAGCCATAGAAATCTGACTCCTGAGTTACCTCGGTGCGACGCTTTTTCGCCTCTTCTTCACCAATTATCCCAGCATTAAGATCGGCATCGATCGCCATCTGTTTACCTGGCATACCATCCAACACAAAGCGGGCACCAACTTCAGCGATACGTCCGGCACCTTTGGTGATAACCATAAAGTTGATTAGGACAAGAATGATAAAGACCACAATACCAATGGCAAAATTCCCACCTACCAGAAAGTGTCCGAATGCTTCGACAACCTTCCCAGCTGCGGCAGTCCCTGTGTGCCCATCCAACAAAATAATACGGGTAGATGCAACGTTGAGTGACAAACGCAATAGCGTAGAAAACAGTAGAATGGTAGGAAATGCGGCAAATTCCAGTGTCCGTTGCGTAAACATCGCAACCAGCAATACCATGATTGATAGTGCGATGTTAAAGGTAAATAGCAGATCCAGAATGAATGGCGGCAGCGGCAATACCATCATGGAAAGTATCAGCAGGATCAGTATTGGTCCGGCTAATATTTGCCATTGACTACCTTTCATATTACTCGGTAAACGAAGCAAAGAGGCCAAATTAGCCATCAGTAGTATTCTCTTTAGCAAAATCCAGTGCATCCGGCACTGGTAGATGTTTCGGTTTTCTAGGAATTAAGCCACCTTCACGCTTCCAGCGTTTCAGTTGATAAACCCAGGCTAAGACTTCTGCAACAGCAGCATACAGCGCAGCCGGAATGTGCTGCCCGACCTCTGAATGACGAAATAGTGCTCGCGCCAACGGTGGTGCTTCTAAAATAGGAACGCGGTGTTCTGTCCCCAGTTCACGAATACGTAAAGCGATGTCGCCAGCTCCTTTAGCCAACACTTTCGGCGCATTCATTTTTTTATCATCATAGCGTAATGCTACTGCATAATGCGTCGGGTTAGTGACTATAACATCAGCCTTAGGGACATCAGCCATCATCCTACGTTGGGCCATTGCCCTTTGTTGCTGACGAATACGTCCTTTAACATGGGGATCGCCTTCGCTCTGTTTATGCTCGTCACGGATTTCCTGCTTCGTCATCCGTAATTTTTTGATGTGACTC
Proteins encoded in this window:
- the flhA gene encoding flagellar biosynthesis protein FlhA — protein: MANLASLLRLPSNMKGSQWQILAGPILILLILSMMVLPLPPFILDLLFTFNIALSIMVLLVAMFTQRTLEFAAFPTILLFSTLLRLSLNVASTRIILLDGHTGTAAAGKVVEAFGHFLVGGNFAIGIVVFIILVLINFMVITKGAGRIAEVGARFVLDGMPGKQMAIDADLNAGIIGEEEAKKRRTEVTQESDFYGSMDGASKFVRGDAVAGLIIMVINIVGGLIVGVVQHGMPVGQAAESYTLLTIGDGLVAQIPALIISTAAGVIVTRVSTDQDVGQQMVTQLFNNPRVMVLSAAVIGLIGLVPGMPNFVFLLFTASLLGLAWWIRGEQTKEPAMQPIPASMEKHQVIEASWSDVQLEDPLGMEVGYRLIPMVDAQQDGELLGRIRSIRKKFAQEMGYLPPVVHIRDNLELQPASYRILMKGVEVGSGEAHPGRWMAINPGNAVGSLSGDITQDPAFGLPAVWIDNALKDQAQAQGFTVVEASTVVATHLNHLIALHASELFGRQEAQQLMERVAQEMPKLTEDFIPGVVTLTTLHKVLQNLLSERVSIRDMRTIMETLAEHAPVQPDPYELTTVVRVALGRAITQQWFPGDSELQVIGLEGSLERLLLQALQGGGGLEPGLADRLLEQAKQALQRQEMLGAPPVLLVNHALRALLARFLHRSLPNMAVLSNLEISDHRQIRMTSVIGEAQK